The Primulina huaijiensis isolate GDHJ02 chromosome 6, ASM1229523v2, whole genome shotgun sequence genomic sequence tcggttaaacagaatttttcaaattaaaactgAAACCGAAACTGAtttaaccgaattaaccgattgcTTAAATTTCAAAACCGAACTTTCGAATTAACCAAACCAAATTTTCGAATTAATTCGATTTGGTTGGTTAATTCgatttaaccaaaattttacaCATCTTGTAGTCAGGGATGGCTATATATTAGttgaactaattttttttatataaataatcaaataatatttaacaAATCAAACAAATCAAAATAGAAGGAAAACAtgtaagaatttaaaatatcatgtacaTAACTTAAATACATGAATACTGAATGCATAAGATGGATCAAATGTTATTGCAAATCATTGAGTTTGAAGAACACCTTGAACACTTCTTTGAATATCTTCTAATTGTTTGAGAATTTTTAAGAACTCCAAACCTCACTATAGATGGTGTCAAATAACTTTTTGTGTGCGTGCTTAGGGACCCCAGACGCGACTATTTATAGACAAATCGTATTATTATCAAGTAAGTTTAAATTGATTGTGGCTTATACAACATCTTTTCCAAAACCACTATCCAAAATCAAACTGCAAGTCCCTATAGCTTCTACATTTGAACGCATTTTGTTTCCGAATAGATGTCTCACTCACTTCCCATTGACTTCCTTAGGATTTACATACTCCAGCATCCCTTAGCTGACATTTTACCCTTCATTGACGATTTGTGAATGGTCGGAGATCGCATCATATTGCTGAAAAAACAGTGGGTTAACTCGCGCAGACCAAATTGGGATTTCCCATCCAATTTACGAAAATATGTTCCGGTCAGCAGCGTGTTTTGGTCACCCTGACGTGGGCTATTGACCGATGTACTCAATCGTCGGGGTTGGGTTCCGTACGACGTCAGATTTAGTTGATTTCAAAGTTAAGGTTTTTGTTCAATTTCGgttgaatttcaaaaattgtacaaaaaataacaaaataggaattttcaaaatatttcacTTAATTTTATCAAAGTAGAGATAAaaatcgctctgataccaacaaTAAGAATCTAAAATATGATGTACATATCTTAATTACAGGAATATTAAATGGAAAGATGGATAGAATGTTATCTCCAACGTTTGAGTTTGAAGAACGCCTTCAACATCTCATTGAATATCTTCTAATTGTTTGAGAGTCTTACAAGCACTTTAAACATCACTATAGATATTGTTGTATAACTTTTGATGTATGTGCTTAGGGACCCAAAACGTCACTATTTATTGACAACTTGTATCATAATCGATTAAGTTTGAATTGATTGTGGcttattatgatattttttgtatttcaaaaGATGATAAATTTATCAAGAAAAAATTTTGCACATCTAAATCTTTACAAATTTATGACCATTAGATAGATAatgtttgaataattaaatcTCTTAATCATTATCATATGGATCATTTAATATGATAAGATTTTGATATCTAAATAATTCGttccaacaaaaaataaaatttttattttacaaaaatttgtcTTGTTAAGTTGGAAAGGGTGGGTGCCATGAGGTTAATTGATTCGTATTTCTCACAAGACAAAGATCTTTACTTATTTACGACTCGAATACGCATTTTCCCATCGAGTTAACTTGTTTCCTGCCTATCAATTTGCCGGGCAAGAGCAAGTACGTAGCATTCTTTCTACACAAGAGGTTGATGCTTGTGACATCAATTTTTTATGTTACAtagaatatgaaaaaatattgaataattataataatatatattatctcAGTCTCAAATATAAAGACTAAGTTTGTTTTTCACACACAAAGTAAGAAAATCATcggggaaaaaaaattcaaacaaactttttatttatctctatttaattcattaaaaaataatttcacgTTTTTCGATACTTAGTTACTAGGGATTTATCAGTAAAAACAAGAAAATCGATATTAAACGTGTGAATCTTACAtaatgttaaataaattaaaaatgttaaagaTGAAACAAGATGATCAGCTAATAATGTTGTGTAAAAAATGCACAACACCTGGTTCTGTGTTTTGTAACACAGAGGATCCAAATCCATTTTTTTCGTCCGTCTCATTTATATAGTCCAGTTTCtatatttagtattattttcACTACTCTTTTACCAATCTGTCCCTATtcaatttgatttttcaattattaatttgttcatttaatttttaaaatgcaaaaatattgattattatatttattagttAGTGTCGGAAAGTCCACCGTTTTTgacagtgaaaattgcttggaCTACTTCATTAATGTTTTTTAACATTGCAAAAATTTGTTGGAGGTGGAAATCTGTTGTGTTTCATTGCAGATTTTAGGCGGTGAAAAAATctgataattttatatataattttaatgtttAGACGGTGGAAAATTTCGgagttatatattaaataaaatcattaactatttgtataattttttatcttattaAATTCTTCATTAAATAAGAGCGACATAGGAAATTATTTCATAACATTTACTTTCCCAGACACTTTTTTAATCTGTATGAAAATACACATAAGTTTATATGAGCGGAACGGAGGGAGTATATATTTGAGATAATcgaaaaataatagaaaaattatataattggaAGAAATTAAGTAATAAACTAGCTTTACACATCTGGTTGAATGGGAAAAAGCACTAGAAAAGCAATGCATTTATGAGTAGATTTCTAGATTACGAATTCAAGGATCTCGCTATTTTCACAATGACGTCATGAGAACTTTGTAATTATTGTGGGAACTATAAAAGATTAAATCACACATTTCACGTGTTGCAATTGTCACATTTATATTTCCCAAGAGGTTAAAATTTGTCCCTAAAATTGgatacaattttaaaatattgaaaaaatttatatttttgggtTTCTTTGCGATTTTGATCATCTATCTTCAATATGCATCTTCCGATTTTCTGtaattattctattttttttatcagagtATTGATGTATCACTACACAAGCCAGTAACATATCAGTGTCTCATTGGTTCCACGTCAGCGTCACGTAGGAAGCACGACTAAATTTATCGAAAAAACAAAGTTAatgaactaaaaataaaatttgacaacataaatGACCAAAATCGCAAAAAATCAGGCATGTACgacaaaaaatgtaattttttctaaaatatttaccATTGAGCCaccttattttttctttttaccttACTAATTGTTTCTCTCTTAAATTTCGTAATCTTGCCAGATATATACAATCTTGCGCTATTCGAAAAATAAATGCTTTGAACATTTTCCCATTCTCACTTTCTCATTTGTTTTCTTGTGCCCATCGAATTTAAtatactttatatatatatataaagaaagtAACCCAATTCTTGTTTTCCATTAATTTTCagtatataataattatttacatatgATAACATAATTACGCGCTTGATCCCCAAGTGAATACACATCAAATCGTCGAAATAaactaaaatcacaaaatcttaACTAAATTGTTTGTACAGGTCATAGGGACCCTACCCCGCCGGGGTGGGCTTTGTCTGTGGGTCCCACCCAATCCAAAGATTTTCAGTAGGCCACACGACGTCGtgttctgtacaaaattcaaaCAATCAGCCGTTATATTTCGCAGAGATGCTCCACGTGTGAGATGTGTCTGTGGGTCCCTTGGGCCCCACAGAGTGGTCGTCACTTCGCGAAGGCATGGCTCCACCTCCGACAATTCCCCCGCCTAACGTTGTACACTTTTGGTCCCCATGGAACCCACATTATCGAGATTTTcccaaaatattaatttttttaatttattttcatagtATATTTGCCCcacttataataataaattaatgtttatgtaatttctaaaaatgttcatattatataataaaatatatatacaagaaaaaaataaattgtcaaaaaaataaaaattttaattttgggtGATTAAATttgtagatttttttaaaaaatttattttcttttatttttgattaAATATGTAGATTGAGTGTAGTTGCCTAAATCTAGTTGGGGCCCTGCTTGTTTCacattataaaaaaccaataggCTTAAAGGGCGTTTGTGATTGAGACATAGTATTGGACATAGCAAACGAGTAAACACAAGCAAATCTGCGGcaggaggaggagaagaagcttTAAAAATCTTCTCTTTTTCTGAACCCATTGAGTCTGCTGCTTCCATATACCAGAGAATTCTCTAGTTTTCTGCAAGAACTGCAAGATCTTGTTTGAAAACTTTGTCTCTAGACTCCATTTTGGTGTTCCTTTTTAAGATTCTTGGGCGGTGCTTCCTCTCCTCTTGCTTTCCCTTTTCGCTCCTTtcccatttcaaatttcaaGGTTTTGTTTTGAGGAGCTCATCAAACGAAATTCGTCTCAATCTTCGTTTCTgggtattttttcatttttttttctgacAAGGATTCTGTTTTTGTTCCTGAAAAGTGGGAAAAATGGTGTCATTGGGTGCAATGGGTAGGGAGAACTCCGTGTTTTCTGCAACCAAGGGTTTGGTTTCTTGTTCTCTTCTTCTGTGCATTTTTTTGTCCGTTTATGGGCAAATTCTTGATGACAAAATGGCTCTACTTGAATTCAAGAAATCGATTTCTGACCCTAATGGGATTCTTGCAAGCTGGAATGATGATTCTCCCAACCACTGCTCTTGGTTTGGAGTTTCCTGTGATTCAAATTTCAGAGTCACGGGGCTGTCTTTAGGAGGTAACTTTTCCTTTGCTCCTCATTGTTTCCATGGATTTGATATCAGGAGAAATTGTTCTCAATTAAATGGAAAGTTAGTGGGAAAAATCTCGCCTGTTATTGGAAACCTTACAGAACTTAGGGTTCTATCACTTCCATTCAATGAACTTCATGGGGAAATCCCTGTTGAAATGTGGGGATTAGATAATCTTGAAGTGATTGATCTTGAGGGGAATTTCATTGTTGGAAACTTTTCGGGATTTGAGTTCTCGGTTCTGGGGAATTTGAGGGTTCTTAATCTAGCTTTCAACAAGATATTTGGGAAGTTTCCACCTTCCTTTTCGGAATGTAAGGGTTTAATGATTTTGAATTTGGCGCGAAATGAGATAAATGGAGATATTCCTGGATTCGTTGGCTGTTTATGGTCGTTAAGAACATTGAATTTGTCCTTTAATCGGTTCGTTGGATATGTTCCGAGTACTTTAGGATATGATTGCGCGAATCTTGAGCATTTGGACTTCTCATTTAATTTCCTCCAGGGGGAAATTCCCCGCGCATTGGGAAATTGTAGCCGTTTAAAGACGCTTTTGCTTTCCTCGAATGTGTTACATGGCGTTATCCCTAACGAGCTTGGTAGACTTCAAAGCCTTGAAGTTTTAGATGTTTCGATCAACAACCTAACTGGTCCTTTACCCGTGAATCTTCGTAATTGTGTCAATCTAACGGTTCTTGTCCTCTCAAGTCGCTTTAATGTTCTTCCGAGCAAGAGATGTCCACGTGGCGAGGTGTCTCCGGATCTATCTTGCATAGAATTGAATGATAACAACGATTTCGAAGGTTTTATTACTGATGACATTACAAAGCTTCCAAAGCTGACGATTATTCAGGCCCCCTGTGCCAATTTCGAAGGCAGTTTTCCAAGAAGTCCGAGCAGTTGTCAGAGCCTCAAGATGGTAAATTTCAAAGGCAGCTTTTTTACTGCTGAGATCTTTGATCTTCATTACCTTAACCTACACCCTTACAGACTTGGTCGAGTGTTGGTCCATGTCTTCGTTAAGAATGGAATTTCTGAATCGGTGGCGAAATCTGTTGGcaatgaaaatactttgtttgtGCTTGATTTGAAAGTTAGCAACTTCACCTGTCAGTGTTTGCTGAATTGTGACAGAGTATCGGGAAAAATACCATTGATCCACTCGCGAAATCTTCTGTTTTTAGAAAAATCGGCTGTCAACAAAAGGATACTATGTAGCATTCATCAGGAAAACCATTTTTATCACTTAACTTCAGTCCATTCATCTGCACCACCGCCACATCAGCACAAAGGGCACAAGCCAAAAAAACATGTTCCTAAAGCAGGACGCCATTTGAAAAGTGAAAGAAACGGGCTTTCCCCCCGTATTTTGGGAGCCATTATATCTTCATCAGTCATTTGTGTACTTTCTCTCGTCTTTGTTGCTGTATTATGTTGTTGTATGAAAAAGAATCAACAGAATTCGAGGGTCGAGATTTCTTCATCACCTGAGTCAAGGAAAATCATGGTTTTCAATCCCATTGGAGTACCTTTAACATACGAGAACATTGTTCAGGCAACCTGGAATTTTAGCCAAAGCAAGTGTATCGGAACTGGTGGATTTGGTGCAACATACAGGGCCGACATTTCACCTGGAAAAACAGTGGCGGTCAAAAGGCTCACTGCCGAACGGCACCAAGGCGCTCCACAGTTTCATGCCGAAATCCGAACCCTTGGTCGAATCAGACATCCGAATCTTATTACTTTGATCGGGTACTGTTCCAGCGACGACGAGATGTTCTTGATATATAATTACCTTCCCGGAGGAAATCTACGTAAATTCATCAGAGAACGAGCAAATAGACCGTTTGATTGGAGCATACTTCACAAGATCGCTCTGAACATAGCCTCTGCACTTTCCTATCTTCACGATCAATGTATTCCCCGGATCATACACCGAGATATCAAGCCGAGTAACATCTTACTGGATGATGAATATAACGCTTATCTGTCAGATTTCGGGCTGTCAAAAATTCTTGCTAACACCGAAACTCACGCCACCACCCGTGTAGCTGGAACGTACGGTTATATAGCGCCAGAGTACGCCTTGACTGGCCGTGTATCGAATAAGGCAGACGTCTATAGCTACGGTGTGGTGCTGCTGGAACTAATGTCAGATAAAATGGTTCTCGATCCTTCATTTTACTCACATGAAGACGGCTTCAACATCGTTTCATGGGCATGCCTGCTGATGAATCAAGGTCGGATCAAGGATGCATTTGTGGAGACTTTATGGGATTCTGGTCCTCAGGACAAACTTGGGGAAATGTTGCATTTGGCCATTTTTTGTACGGTTGAATCACTTTCTTCGAGACCGACGATGAAGCAAGTCGTCGAATGGTTGAAGGCGCTTCAATCTCCTGTCCCTGGCTAGTTCCAAGAAGGTGGGAATTCTCTGAACTGATTAATTGTTGTGACATAAGGAATAAAACATAAGTTTAGATTTCTGATTATGTAGCTTTTAAAAGTAAAGATGATCTAGAATAGGTTGATTTGTGAACAATGATCCTATTCTGTCGACTCAGTCAAGTTTTGGAAAACTACATACATTTAAAGTTTACATACATTAATTGTATACATGATTCTCGATATTGTGCTAAATATTTCTTCTAGAGGTaccatatatatttttcaaatggcCAAGAAAATTCTTGCATTATGTGATGGAATTCAcgtacatatattattttgcgATTTACAAAATTTGGATGATGTTTAAACACGTTTGTACAACATCATGTTAAGAAGTAGCTATCAATCTAATTATATTAAAACGTATGCAAAAGGAAAAAAGTACGTGATTTTGATATAATGACAActttctcaaataaaaaaaattgtaattcatCCAAGTATCTATTACaaggaaaagaaataaaaagaaattaacgTTGTAATAGATTTTACCAATGCCCAAAACACATTTTTATGTAAATAGAGCACACATATTGAAGAATGATTATCccctaaaattttcttaattaacaaaaaatattgtacTAATGTTAAAATACAACCATTAAAGTTCTATTTAATTATgcttttgttaaatttttaacctcttctatataaaaaaaaattagtttttctttctacatttgtttttttagaattaCATATTATAGTCAGTTAATTTTATATCGAAATAGATcgtttataaattaatattgttgCCTATTAATTTCAcgtgattaaaattttaaaatatcgtgAACAAAAGAAATGTATgtaatcaatatatatttacataagATGATATACAAAATAATCAGATAATAATATcatttataaaagttttaatctctaataaattctcataaatgATCACTATAATTCATATTGTTATAAGtattatttcatatattaaattcaaaagtataaagtaatttttatttttttaaattttcttattaatttcccttttataaataaaacttaaaataaatcaaagtaATCAAATCATAATGCAATAAAAATTAGGAACATAATTGAGTGTATGAATTAATTGTTAATGATAAAGAACGTGTGCTTCAATTTCGAAGTATAAACGAATGGAAGACACTTGAAAAAATAGAGTGATTAAAATAGATGTATACAATAAtagtttcaaaatttgattaattacttgatataaaaattaagcGAAAAAGCTACATGACAATTCAAgatcaattaatatatttaaatttttaataagcGATAGAGCTAGACATTTTTATGAGGGGagacaaaaaatattataattaatcatcaTAAAAAAAAGGTCAAAAAAATAACTGTAGTTTTTTCCTTTGAACAAAAGTAGTATGACACATTATAGGTAACACATATTCATATTTCAATAGTtagtaaaatataaattttacgaAACATAAATACAATTAACCGTAAaaccaaattaaaataaatcttacTAAACTAGTGCAGACAATTACCAAGGTAACCTAGGAAAGATGTCGGAGAAGACAACTAACCCCatgaatacaaaaaaaatcttaaaaaacaCAAGGACACAAACTCACAAATGAAACTCAGATTTTTAGATATAGATATAGgtatagataataataataataggttTTTAAGCATATACATGTAATttcaacttttaaaataaaaagttttaatATTGTTTACGTAGATTTTATGATCAAACGTTTATCACTAGGTCAAAAGCTAAAGTTGTTAGTCAAAACGCAATTTTATTTCCTTATATTTTTGATAGCGTAGAGTGCATCTACTTAGTTGCTAATAGATCGGGCTATTAGGCCTATGAGTCTTGGGAGGTGCGTGTCTATTTGCTGGTGGTATCACATATCCCTTAGAGACCAGTCTTACCATTTCTGTACAGTCCACCTTGTCCCCAACATGGATAATATTATCCGTTAAGATCCTACGTCACTCTTTTACGACTCACTTAACCAATCAGATTAAGTGGCGCAACGTCAGTAGCTTCATGCACGAGAATTTCTCATAAGGTCATCTATCTCAATACTACTTTCATTCATGCACGATTAACCCAACATCCTCAAGaagtataaaaatatgtttcttGGCATTGGATCACCCGTTCTGATCCGATTGTTAGCATGTCAAACGTCACTTGCCTTCGCTATActtgatcatgtcatattatatTTACAACCTTTATAGAggttattatatttaaattaacaatttaacaCTATAAAAAACAGTTGTACGTACAATCCATTTTTTTAAGACTGATTTATGCATTTTCATTGTACAATCCATTTCAATGATTTTCACAAAATTAGatttggaagaaattaatgCATGCTCAATTCATTTTAATAATGTCATATTTACTTGTTAATTGatgagaatatggcgtgccaaTTATCAATTTTTCTTCATTTATATTTGGTTATCCTAAAATGTTATTCCTGTATATCTGTCGTAAGATCGAACGCTTATTGTTTTACCAGCTAGTAGTAACGgtacaattcaaatattttaaaccgcataACAACTCAAACACCATTGTTCGATCGCTCTACTCAGTAAGAACAATTATTGCATATCAACAATCTATCtatcaataattgcactccttgcaataaatgaaaattaaactCATAACCTTGACACTGATACCAATTAAAAGACCGATCGTTTGCTGCTTCACCAAAAGTTACATCTAGTGGTAATAGTCCAACTCAAACTGTTTAAACTGGATAGCAACCCAAACGTCATGATTCGATCATTCTACCCAACAAAGACAATTATTATACATCAACATCTTTACAATTactatacatgtatatatgtgtgtatatccGATATTAGACTACTCTTCTATTTTTAATAGGATGATATTGGTTTCCTTGCGTTTGTGTGCATTCTCTCAAGGTGAGATTGTCCCTTGAAGTTTGCCATACTAATGATTTTTGGATGCactactgattttttttttttggctactAGAACTACTTAGTATGTGGAGATTCATGTGATAGGCTTTGCAGGGCAACTACTTATTTAGGAAAATGTACTTTTAGGTTTACTTACAAGTGAAGTAGTTGTGAACTTGAGGATTTTTGTTGCATTACAGGTGGATAAACAACATGGATAACTAAAAATTTGTTAGCACTAAGGTCCTTTCGAACCATAAGAAAACCGTTGCTCGCTCTGATCTCAACTCCACCATTACAGTAGGGGCGAAGCGTAGGAATTTACGACTATATGTTTGAGGGGATGATCGAGATCCGTGCCTCCTGCATGCCCGACGAACTCAGCAGGCGAACGAAACTTTCCACAGCAGATGCACATTATTCTAACTTCTCCTTTCCCGTATTCGTACAGTATTCCATCGACTCTTCTTCCGTTGGGACCGTCTCCCACTGTGAAAACACAAGGCATTTCCTCTATTGCATTTGTCCCAACTTTTCTTCCTCCGGTTCTTGAGGTATCAGACTTCTTAGATGGACTCGCAGATATGTCTGATCCGGTGGTTTTACTTGTATTTTCTTGAGATTTCGAGCCGGAAGAACAAGCATCTTGGTTATGTACTTTCAATGGTCCAGTGCTGGTGGTGGGACTTGGTTCATCGCTCGATCCTACGATAGATATTTAATGTAGAAAAAATATGacgacaaaaaaaaattcacattaAACATAAAATCTTAATAGTAATCTTGGAGATCAGTGTGTGCAAGTTATAATATCATATCAGGTACCTGAactgaaattttcaaatgaaGGAATGTATTAACAACATGTGTTACATAAGTTATCTAATAACAAATCCTGAAATCCCATATGCAACATTCCTTGATTTTAGCAGAAACCATGAAGTGATTTTTTTGCCAGATAAAAGTACCTCATCACCTCCCGATAAGTGTAGGGCAGATTAAACTCGAACACGAATGCGTAAGTCTCACAGAACGAAAATATTTGAGATCATTGGTGCCATAAGGATAATAAAGGGacatgttcatgaaaaatgaGAGAGAGAAACTATATGTAATGTATCCAATCTTCAAACCTCAGGAACAGATGCAAGAAACTGAATGGGAAG encodes the following:
- the LOC140978883 gene encoding LRR receptor-like serine/threonine-protein kinase RPK2 gives rise to the protein MVSLGAMGRENSVFSATKGLVSCSLLLCIFLSVYGQILDDKMALLEFKKSISDPNGILASWNDDSPNHCSWFGVSCDSNFRVTGLSLGGNFSFAPHCFHGFDIRRNCSQLNGKLVGKISPVIGNLTELRVLSLPFNELHGEIPVEMWGLDNLEVIDLEGNFIVGNFSGFEFSVLGNLRVLNLAFNKIFGKFPPSFSECKGLMILNLARNEINGDIPGFVGCLWSLRTLNLSFNRFVGYVPSTLGYDCANLEHLDFSFNFLQGEIPRALGNCSRLKTLLLSSNVLHGVIPNELGRLQSLEVLDVSINNLTGPLPVNLRNCVNLTVLVLSSRFNVLPSKRCPRGEVSPDLSCIELNDNNDFEGFITDDITKLPKLTIIQAPCANFEGSFPRSPSSCQSLKMVNFKGSFFTAEIFDLHYLNLHPYRLGRVLVHVFVKNGISESVAKSVGNENTLFVLDLKVSNFTCQCLLNCDRVSGKIPLIHSRNLLFLEKSAVNKRILCSIHQENHFYHLTSVHSSAPPPHQHKGHKPKKHVPKAGRHLKSERNGLSPRILGAIISSSVICVLSLVFVAVLCCCMKKNQQNSRVEISSSPESRKIMVFNPIGVPLTYENIVQATWNFSQSKCIGTGGFGATYRADISPGKTVAVKRLTAERHQGAPQFHAEIRTLGRIRHPNLITLIGYCSSDDEMFLIYNYLPGGNLRKFIRERANRPFDWSILHKIALNIASALSYLHDQCIPRIIHRDIKPSNILLDDEYNAYLSDFGLSKILANTETHATTRVAGTYGYIAPEYALTGRVSNKADVYSYGVVLLELMSDKMVLDPSFYSHEDGFNIVSWACLLMNQGRIKDAFVETLWDSGPQDKLGEMLHLAIFCTVESLSSRPTMKQVVEWLKALQSPVPG